A DNA window from Pleurodeles waltl isolate 20211129_DDA chromosome 12, aPleWal1.hap1.20221129, whole genome shotgun sequence contains the following coding sequences:
- the TMEM208 gene encoding transmembrane protein 208, protein MAPKGKVGTKGKKQIFEENKETLTFYLRIVLGAVAIYGVVNLLVFYNAATFWTWALLVFSLFVYGASYRSMSAMAQASFGEDGSLTDGGIDLNMEQGMAEHLKDVVLLTAIVQVLSCFTMYLWYFWLLAPGRALYLLWVNVLGPWFTSAPPTASQEPNEKKQRRQERRQMKRF, encoded by the exons ATGGCG CCCAAAGGGAAGGTCGGAACGAAAGGTAAAAAGCAGATTTTTGAGGAGAACAAGGAGACACTAACATTTTATCTTCGCATTGTCTTGGGAGCTGTG GCCATTTATGGTGTGGTGAACCTCCTAGTTTTCTACAATGCAGCTACATTCTGGACATGG GCCCTGTTGGTCTTCAGCTTGTTTGTTTATGGAGCCAGTTATCGGTCCATGAGTGCAATGGCACAGGCGTCATTTGGAGAGGATGGCAGTCTCACAGATGGCGGCATTGATCTCAACATGGAGCAGGGGATGGCAGA ACACCTGAAAGATGTGGTTCTGCTGACTGCCATTGTGCAGGTCCTGAGCTGTTTCACTATGTATCTCTGGTATTTCTGGCTTTTG GCTCCAGGGCGTGCTCTTTACCTCCTCTGGGTGAACGTGCTTGGCCCCTGGTTCACCTCCGCTCCCCCTACAGCTAGCCAGGAGCCCAATGAGAAGAAGCAGCGGCGACAGGAACGACGACAAATGAAGAGATTCTAG